A genomic segment from Peromyscus maniculatus bairdii isolate BWxNUB_F1_BW_parent chromosome 11, HU_Pman_BW_mat_3.1, whole genome shotgun sequence encodes:
- the LOC102913996 gene encoding RING finger and CHY zinc finger domain-containing protein 1 isoform X2, translating to MASAAARSEGGGAASTMTAAVCSRIGPKEDFFHCLKCNLCLAMNLRGKHKCIENVSRQNCPICLEDIHTSRVVAHVLPCGHLLHRTCYEEMLKEGYRCPLCMHSALDMTRYWRQLDNEVAQTPMPSEYQNVTVDILCNDCNGRSTVQFHILGMKCKICDSYNTAQAGGRRVPVDQQ from the exons ATGGCGTCCGCGGCAGCCCGGAGCGAGGGCGGCGGGGCTGCGAGCACTATGACCGCGGCTGTCTGCTCAAG GATTGGTccaaaggaagatttttttcattgcttgAAATGTAACTTATGCCTAGCTATGAATCTTCGAGGAAAACATAAGTGTATTGAAAATGTTTCTCGGCAGAATTGTCCAATCTGCTTGGAGGACATTCACACCTCCCGAGTTGTTGCTCACGTCTTGCCGTGCGGGCATCTCTTACATAGAACGTGTTACGAAGAAATGTTAAAAGAAGGCTACAGATGTCCGCTGTGTATGCATTCTGCCTTGGATATGACTCGGTACTGGAGACAGTTGGATAATGAGGTTGCACAAACCCCTATGCCATCGGAATACCAAAATGTGACTGTGGATATTCTCTGCAATGACTGTAACGGACGATCCACAGTCCAATTCCATATCTTAGGCATGAAATGTAAGATTTGTGACTCCTACAATACCGCCCAAGCTGGGGGCCGAAGAGTTCCAGTGGATCAGCAGTGA
- the LOC102913996 gene encoding RING finger and CHY zinc finger domain-containing protein 1 isoform X1, translated as MAATAAREDGVRGSPERGRRGCEHYDRGCLLKVPCCDKLYTCRLCHDNSEDHQLDRFKVKEVQCINCEKVQHAQQTCEDCSTLFGEYYCSICHLFDKDKKQYHCENCGICRIGPKEDFFHCLKCNLCLAMNLRGKHKCIENVSRQNCPICLEDIHTSRVVAHVLPCGHLLHRTCYEEMLKEGYRCPLCMHSALDMTRYWRQLDNEVAQTPMPSEYQNVTVDILCNDCNGRSTVQFHILGMKCKICDSYNTAQAGGRRVPVDQQ; from the coding sequence atggcGGCGACGGCGGCGCGGGAAGATGGCGTCCGCGGCAGCCCGGAGCGAGGGCGGCGGGGCTGCGAGCACTATGACCGCGGCTGTCTGCTCAAGGTGCCTTGTTGTGACAAGCTGTATACTTGCCGGCTGTGTCACGACAACAGTGAGGACCATCAGCTCGACCGCTTCAAGGTGAAGGAAGTGCAGTGCATCAACTGTGAAAAAGTCCAGCATGCCCAGCAGACTTGTGAAGATTGTAGCACATTGTTTGGAGAATATTACTGCAGCATATGCCATCTTTTTGACAAAGATAAGAAGCAGTATCATTGCGAGAACTGTGGAATTTGTAGGATTGGTccaaaggaagatttttttcattgcttgAAATGTAACTTATGCCTAGCTATGAATCTTCGAGGAAAACATAAGTGTATTGAAAATGTTTCTCGGCAGAATTGTCCAATCTGCTTGGAGGACATTCACACCTCCCGAGTTGTTGCTCACGTCTTGCCGTGCGGGCATCTCTTACATAGAACGTGTTACGAAGAAATGTTAAAAGAAGGCTACAGATGTCCGCTGTGTATGCATTCTGCCTTGGATATGACTCGGTACTGGAGACAGTTGGATAATGAGGTTGCACAAACCCCTATGCCATCGGAATACCAAAATGTGACTGTGGATATTCTCTGCAATGACTGTAACGGACGATCCACAGTCCAATTCCATATCTTAGGCATGAAATGTAAGATTTGTGACTCCTACAATACCGCCCAAGCTGGGGGCCGAAGAGTTCCAGTGGATCAGCAGTGA